A single region of the Microcella sp. genome encodes:
- a CDS encoding potassium channel family protein — translation MQSVGFDARRLEWQRRTSPFLTVLGVLFLIAYSVFVLAPDAPAGLTVVMAAIALTTWVAFFVDMVARIALSDRGRRVRFVLTHPVDVLSIFFPLFRALRAVGLLRYIPMLNGTSGAAVRGSVVAHAFIYSVVFVYIIALATLQVERGADGATINTFGDALWWAIVTLTTVGYGDTYPVTDLGRGLATLLMAGGLVIIGTTSAIVVSYISERIALHRGTQ, via the coding sequence ATGCAGTCAGTCGGCTTCGATGCCCGTCGTCTCGAATGGCAGCGCCGCACCTCGCCGTTTCTCACCGTGCTCGGCGTGCTCTTTCTCATCGCCTATTCGGTCTTCGTGCTCGCGCCCGATGCGCCCGCCGGGCTCACCGTCGTCATGGCCGCGATCGCCCTCACGACCTGGGTGGCCTTCTTCGTCGACATGGTCGCTCGCATCGCGCTCTCTGATCGGGGCCGCCGCGTGCGATTCGTGCTCACCCACCCGGTCGACGTGCTGTCGATCTTCTTTCCGCTGTTTCGAGCCCTGCGCGCAGTCGGGCTGCTGCGATACATCCCGATGCTCAACGGCACCTCGGGTGCGGCCGTGCGCGGCTCTGTCGTGGCGCACGCGTTCATCTACTCGGTCGTCTTCGTCTACATCATCGCCCTCGCCACACTGCAGGTCGAGCGCGGTGCCGACGGTGCCACGATCAACACCTTCGGCGACGCGCTGTGGTGGGCCATCGTCACGCTGACGACGGTCGGCTACGGCGACACCTACCCCGTGACCGATCTCGGGCGCGGTCTCGCGACGCTGCTCATGGCGGGGGGCCTGGTCATCATCGGCACCACCTCGGCGATCGTGGTGTCGTACATCTCTGAGCGCATCGCGCTGCACCGCGGCACGCAGTAG
- a CDS encoding SDR family oxidoreductase, with protein sequence MPRTALDTTVADLTGRLAVVTGANSGLGFGLTGRLAEAGADVVMAVRNREKGQDALERLLAQHPTARLRLLDLDLASLESVRAAAQTLLDDERGIDILINNAGIMAVPDRRETADGFELQFGSNHLGPFAFTGLLLPALQRAASPRVVSTSSLAANVGRWQWNNLQGEQKYSAWRAYGLSKLANLAFARELQRRSNEHGWGITSAAAHPGGTKTNLQSTGPRDGATLSARQEKRYSRFMQGVDMGVLPSLYAATSPHVTPGGYYGPNGFLETRGEPALARLPHAARDATAAAMLWDVSEQLTGVEYASIAVPVSRA encoded by the coding sequence ATGCCGCGCACCGCGCTCGACACCACCGTTGCCGATCTGACGGGCAGGCTCGCCGTCGTCACCGGAGCCAACAGCGGTCTCGGCTTCGGCCTGACCGGCCGCCTGGCCGAGGCGGGTGCCGACGTCGTCATGGCGGTGCGCAATCGCGAGAAGGGTCAGGATGCCCTCGAGCGGTTGCTCGCACAGCATCCGACTGCTCGGCTGCGGTTGCTCGACCTCGATCTCGCGTCACTCGAGAGTGTGCGTGCGGCGGCGCAGACCCTGCTCGACGACGAGCGCGGCATCGACATCCTGATCAACAACGCCGGCATCATGGCGGTGCCAGACCGCCGCGAGACCGCCGATGGCTTCGAGCTGCAGTTCGGCAGCAACCATCTGGGTCCGTTCGCGTTCACCGGCCTGCTGCTGCCGGCGCTGCAGCGCGCCGCGTCGCCGCGCGTCGTCTCGACGAGCAGCCTCGCCGCCAACGTCGGCCGCTGGCAGTGGAACAACCTGCAGGGCGAGCAGAAGTACAGCGCGTGGCGAGCCTACGGGCTGTCGAAGCTCGCCAACCTCGCCTTCGCGCGCGAGCTGCAGAGGCGCAGCAACGAGCACGGCTGGGGCATCACGAGCGCCGCGGCGCACCCCGGTGGCACGAAGACCAACCTGCAGTCGACCGGCCCGCGCGACGGCGCAACGCTGAGCGCACGCCAAGAGAAGCGCTACTCGCGGTTCATGCAGGGTGTCGACATGGGAGTTCTTCCGTCGCTGTACGCGGCCACCAGTCCGCACGTGACACCGGGCGGCTATTACGGGCCCAACGGCTTTCTTGAGACTCGCGGGGAGCCTGCGCTGGCGCGACTGCCGCACGCCGCGCGCGATGCGACGGCGGCCGCGATGCTCTGGGACGTGTCTGAGCAGCTCACCGGCGTCGAGTATGCGTCGATCGCCGTGCCCGTGTCGCGAGCCTGA
- a CDS encoding NYN domain-containing protein, which yields MAEAGEGRVAVYIDFDNIVISRYDQIHGRGAWRKDNVYRLPAGLTGASDEIAARLKHADVDIGAILDFASSFGSIVLSRAYADWSVGVNASYQGQLMERSVDLTQLFPATQQMKNGADIRLAVDVVEDLFRLPDISHVVIAAGDSDYIALAQRAKRLGRYIVGIGVSGGTSKSLKAACNEYADYDALPGIRPAAHIAAEIDDASNDDATAATTPRRASTKATTTATAESGENATSKRAASALLVRALRLVHEADDTDWAHASALKQQMKRLDPAFNEKALGYNSFTSFLKSRANVVELDESSQTRLVRLRE from the coding sequence ATGGCAGAAGCAGGCGAAGGGCGCGTCGCGGTCTACATCGACTTCGACAACATCGTCATCTCGCGCTACGACCAGATTCACGGTCGCGGCGCCTGGCGCAAAGACAACGTCTACCGGCTGCCCGCCGGCCTGACGGGGGCGAGCGACGAGATCGCCGCGCGATTGAAGCACGCCGACGTCGACATCGGGGCCATTCTCGACTTCGCCTCGAGCTTCGGCTCGATCGTGCTCTCGCGCGCCTACGCCGACTGGTCGGTGGGGGTCAACGCGAGCTACCAGGGCCAGCTCATGGAGCGCTCGGTCGACCTGACGCAGCTGTTTCCGGCCACGCAGCAGATGAAGAACGGCGCCGACATCAGGCTCGCGGTCGATGTCGTCGAAGACCTCTTCAGGCTTCCCGACATCTCGCACGTCGTCATCGCTGCGGGCGACAGCGACTACATCGCCCTCGCGCAGCGGGCCAAGCGGCTCGGCCGCTACATCGTCGGCATCGGGGTCTCGGGCGGCACGAGCAAGAGCCTCAAGGCGGCGTGCAACGAGTACGCCGACTATGACGCACTGCCGGGCATCAGGCCTGCCGCGCACATCGCTGCCGAGATCGACGACGCCTCGAACGACGACGCCACTGCCGCGACCACTCCGCGCCGTGCCTCGACGAAGGCGACAACGACGGCCACGGCCGAGTCTGGCGAGAATGCGACGTCGAAGCGCGCCGCGAGCGCCCTGCTCGTGCGGGCCCTGCGACTCGTGCACGAGGCCGACGACACCGATTGGGCGCACGCCTCGGCACTCAAGCAGCAGATGAAGCGACTCGACCCGGCCTTCAACGAGAAGGCGCTCGGCTACAACTCGTTCACGAGCTTTCTGAAGTCACGAGCGAACGTCGTCGAACTCGACGAGTCGTCGCAGACCAGGCTCGTGCGGCTGCGCGAATAG
- a CDS encoding sigma-70 family RNA polymerase sigma factor, producing MTARQGASGESFASVLAAAQAGASWACTRLWNDHSPAVAAFAAARGSREPDDLTSEVFLAVFDRLPQFRGDLAAFRSFVFSIAYRRLVDELRMRGRRGETVELIAEDDPRRASSAEDEALASLGDQRVIALLRALPSDQRDVMQLRIVADLTVEQISVVLGKRPAAVKALQRRALERLRKKFGDTRTPAGPSSDSD from the coding sequence ATGACTGCCAGGCAGGGTGCGAGTGGCGAGAGCTTTGCCTCAGTGCTCGCCGCGGCGCAGGCGGGGGCGAGCTGGGCCTGCACCCGTTTGTGGAACGACCACTCGCCCGCGGTCGCGGCGTTCGCCGCAGCACGGGGTTCGCGCGAACCCGACGACCTCACGAGCGAGGTCTTCTTGGCCGTCTTCGATCGTCTGCCGCAGTTTCGTGGCGACCTCGCGGCCTTTCGCTCTTTTGTGTTCTCGATCGCGTACCGGCGCTTGGTTGATGAACTGCGCATGCGCGGCCGGCGGGGTGAGACGGTCGAGCTGATCGCCGAGGACGACCCGCGCCGAGCATCCAGTGCCGAAGACGAGGCGCTGGCGAGCCTCGGTGATCAGCGTGTGATCGCCCTGCTGAGAGCGCTGCCGTCAGACCAGCGCGACGTGATGCAGCTGCGCATCGTCGCAGACCTCACGGTCGAGCAGATCTCGGTCGTGCTCGGCAAGCGACCGGCGGCGGTGAAGGCGCTGCAGCGTCGTGCGCTCGAGCGCTTGAGAAAAAAGTTCGGCGATACCCGTACCCCTGCAGGCCCTTCGAGCGATAGCGACTAG
- a CDS encoding type 1 glutamine amidotransferase domain-containing protein yields MAYDLTGKNVAFLLTDGYEDSELTAPWQAVTSAGATAVLVSPAGGSVTGKNGHTQSVDQPVSESSAERFDALVLPGGVVNADHLRMDAAAVAFTRDFFSQHKPVGVICHGAWILIEADVVRDRELTSYPSLRTDLVNAGAEWVDEEVVVDAGLVSSRTPDDLSAFCDKLVEEIDEGEHEGQTA; encoded by the coding sequence ATGGCCTACGACCTCACCGGCAAGAACGTTGCCTTCCTGCTCACCGACGGCTACGAAGACAGCGAGCTCACGGCACCGTGGCAGGCAGTCACGTCGGCCGGGGCGACTGCGGTGCTCGTGTCGCCCGCAGGCGGCTCGGTCACCGGCAAGAATGGCCACACCCAGTCGGTCGACCAACCCGTCAGCGAGAGCTCGGCCGAGCGGTTCGATGCGCTGGTGCTGCCGGGGGGCGTCGTGAACGCCGATCACTTGCGCATGGACGCTGCCGCGGTGGCCTTCACCCGCGACTTCTTCTCGCAGCACAAGCCCGTCGGCGTCATCTGCCACGGTGCCTGGATTCTCATCGAGGCCGACGTCGTTCGCGACAGAGAGCTGACGAGCTACCCGAGCTTGCGCACAGACCTCGTCAATGCGGGAGCCGAGTGGGTCGATGAAGAGGTGGTCGTCGATGCGGGTCTCGTCTCGAGCCGCACCCCCGACGACCTGTCGGCCTTCTGCGACAAGCTCGTCGAAGAGATCGACGAAGGAGAGCACGAGGGCCAGACCGCCTGA
- a CDS encoding AI-2E family transporter: MIFRRRRSSHDTPLAEPVTTLRGLWVDRLGRLSIRSLQIMLVLALASLVVLSLVALRVVVIPLLLAIIIASAFSPVVMWMRRRGLPAMAAAWITLLGSLLVLGGIITAIVFAVRRQWSDLWQQAQSGFDQLLDWVQSLPFDVDEFDVESLRDDLIAFVTSAEFGSGALSGAVAVGEFVAGVLIFVVVLFFLLKDGDHIWQFMLRPFRGVRRARGERIGTTAVTTLGGYIRGTSIVALVDAVAIGLALVILQVPLALPLAVIVFIAAFIPLVGATVAGTLAALVALVANGPLIALIVVIVVIAVNQLEGDLLQPVVMAKTMKLHPLAVLLALSAGTILGGVIGAILSVPIAATAWAIVKTWDDPANAPPARS, from the coding sequence ATGATCTTTCGCCGCCGGCGATCGTCGCACGACACGCCTCTCGCCGAACCCGTCACGACCCTCAGAGGGTTGTGGGTCGATCGACTGGGTCGGCTGAGCATCCGCAGCCTCCAGATCATGCTGGTGCTCGCACTCGCGAGCCTCGTCGTGCTCTCGCTCGTGGCCCTGCGCGTTGTCGTGATTCCGCTGCTGCTGGCGATCATCATCGCGTCGGCGTTCAGCCCAGTGGTGATGTGGATGCGCCGCCGCGGCCTGCCCGCCATGGCGGCGGCGTGGATCACGCTGCTCGGCTCGTTGCTCGTGCTGGGCGGCATCATCACCGCGATCGTGTTCGCGGTGCGACGACAGTGGTCAGACCTCTGGCAGCAGGCGCAGAGCGGTTTCGATCAGCTGCTCGACTGGGTGCAATCACTGCCGTTCGATGTCGATGAGTTCGATGTCGAGTCGCTTCGCGACGACCTCATCGCCTTCGTCACGAGCGCCGAGTTCGGCTCGGGAGCACTGTCGGGCGCCGTGGCCGTCGGAGAGTTCGTTGCCGGGGTCTTGATCTTCGTGGTGGTGCTGTTCTTCTTGCTCAAAGATGGCGACCACATCTGGCAGTTCATGCTGCGACCGTTCCGAGGGGTTCGGCGCGCGCGCGGAGAACGCATCGGCACCACTGCTGTGACGACGCTCGGCGGCTATATTCGCGGCACCTCGATCGTCGCGCTCGTCGACGCCGTCGCCATCGGGCTGGCGCTTGTGATTCTGCAGGTGCCCCTCGCCCTGCCGCTCGCCGTGATCGTCTTCATCGCAGCCTTCATCCCCCTCGTCGGCGCTACCGTGGCCGGAACCCTGGCCGCGCTCGTCGCACTCGTCGCCAACGGCCCCCTCATCGCTCTGATCGTCGTCATCGTCGTGATCGCCGTCAATCAGCTCGAAGGCGACCTCTTGCAGCCGGTCGTCATGGCGAAGACGATGAAGCTGCACCCCCTCGCGGTGCTGCTCGCTCTCAGTGCTGGCACCATTCTGGGCGGGGTGATCGGCGCGATTCTCTCGGTGCCGATCGCCGCGACGGCGTGGGCCATCGTCAAGACCTGGGACGACCCAGCGAACGCACCGCCTGCTCGGTCGTGA
- a CDS encoding cysteine hydrolase family protein, with protein sequence MTSPERVLIVVDAQKAFADPAWGPRDNPDAEANIVRLIDVWRAAEQPIVLVRHDSIEPGSPLAPGAPGNAFHDGVDGRHELLVTKSVNSAFYGDPDLHAWLQSRGARHLTICGITTDHCCSTTARMAGNLGYDVDFVLDATHCHDRALPDGSVIAAEQVARAAAASLHGEFATVITTEQAVRSLGRPRS encoded by the coding sequence ATGACCTCACCCGAGCGCGTGCTCATCGTCGTCGATGCGCAGAAGGCCTTCGCCGACCCAGCGTGGGGGCCGCGCGACAACCCCGATGCCGAAGCGAACATCGTGCGCCTGATCGACGTCTGGCGCGCCGCTGAGCAGCCCATCGTGCTCGTGCGGCACGACTCGATCGAGCCAGGGTCGCCGCTCGCGCCGGGCGCGCCGGGCAACGCATTCCACGATGGTGTGGATGGCCGCCACGAGCTGCTCGTCACCAAGAGCGTCAACTCGGCCTTCTACGGCGACCCTGATCTGCACGCGTGGTTGCAGAGCCGCGGCGCTCGCCACCTGACGATCTGCGGCATCACGACAGACCACTGCTGCTCGACCACGGCCCGCATGGCCGGCAACCTCGGCTATGACGTCGACTTCGTGCTCGACGCCACCCACTGCCACGACCGCGCGCTGCCTGACGGTTCGGTGATCGCGGCCGAACAGGTGGCGCGCGCGGCAGCGGCGAGTCTGCACGGCGAGTTCGCCACCGTCATCACGACCGAGCAGGCGGTGCGTTCGCTGGGTCGTCCCAGGTCTTGA
- a CDS encoding LacI family DNA-binding transcriptional regulator — protein MTTEADGRAAPDDKSSRAANIFDVARLAGVSHQTVSRVLNDVPNVRPATRERVEQAIAQLRYSPSPAARALVTKRTRTIGMITPGSTEYGPTSTAMYFNVAARAARFSVDTMTLPESNAAAVRSSVEALLRQRVDAIVLVVTDIAVLDVVLSLDLNIPIVAVAASTRRSPAVVSIDQYRGARSAVRHLVELGHTQIFHLAGPPDAPDAIERIRGWKDELAGNRLDVVEALHGDWSARSGFDLGTRLTDIRPGTAVFAANDYMALGLVAALDARGLRVPDDVSIVGFDDVPEAEFLLPPLTTVRQDFAALGALIMQKLLIAIEEPENVAVSTPLATSFVVRRSTAALER, from the coding sequence ATGACGACTGAGGCCGACGGTCGGGCGGCACCCGACGACAAGAGTTCGCGCGCGGCCAACATCTTCGATGTGGCTCGGCTGGCCGGCGTCTCGCACCAGACCGTGTCGCGCGTGCTCAACGATGTGCCGAACGTGCGGCCGGCGACACGCGAGCGAGTCGAGCAGGCGATCGCGCAACTGCGCTACAGCCCGTCACCCGCCGCGCGAGCCCTCGTCACCAAGCGAACACGCACCATCGGCATGATCACTCCGGGCTCGACCGAATACGGCCCGACGTCGACGGCCATGTACTTCAATGTCGCCGCGCGTGCTGCCCGGTTCAGTGTCGACACCATGACACTGCCCGAATCGAATGCCGCCGCAGTGCGATCGAGCGTCGAGGCCCTGTTGCGACAGCGTGTCGACGCGATCGTTCTCGTGGTCACCGATATCGCTGTGCTCGATGTGGTGCTGAGCCTCGACCTGAACATTCCGATCGTCGCGGTGGCAGCATCCACTCGCCGCAGCCCCGCTGTCGTCTCGATTGATCAGTATCGCGGCGCCCGCTCGGCCGTTCGCCACCTGGTCGAGCTCGGGCACACCCAGATCTTTCACCTGGCGGGGCCGCCAGACGCCCCAGACGCGATCGAGCGCATTCGAGGGTGGAAAGACGAACTTGCGGGCAACCGGCTCGACGTGGTCGAAGCACTGCACGGCGACTGGTCGGCACGCAGCGGCTTCGACCTGGGCACTCGGCTCACCGACATTCGGCCCGGTACTGCTGTGTTCGCCGCCAACGACTACATGGCGCTCGGGCTCGTCGCCGCGCTCGACGCCAGGGGGCTGCGCGTGCCAGACGACGTCAGCATCGTGGGCTTCGACGACGTGCCAGAGGCAGAGTTTCTGCTGCCGCCGTTGACGACCGTGCGGCAAGACTTCGCCGCCCTCGGCGCGCTCATCATGCAGAAGCTGCTCATCGCGATCGAAGAGCCCGAGAACGTCGCGGTGAGCACGCCGCTCGCGACGAGTTTCGTCGTCCGCCGATCGACCGCTGCGCTAGAGCGGTAG
- a CDS encoding sugar ABC transporter ATP-binding protein → MTSIAATPVIEVTSASVRFHHEPALDDVDFRMFPGEVHSLMGENGAGKSTLIKGITGAIRLDAGTVRLGGEVVTFATPADAQRAGIRTVYQEIDLLPNLSVAENIMLGREPRRRGVIDWAAMRESARTVLAELGLDIDPRTMLSSHSLAVQQLVAIARAISSDVRVLVLDEPTSSLDLDEVAELFRVIRELKERGVAILFVSHFLDQVYEICDRVTVLRNGRLVGEYMTQELLRIDLVQKMLGRSSLELEMPARSESDVSSADAILEARAVTMSPRVAEVDLSLAEGEVLGFAGLLGSGRTEIARLLAGIDHADAGSITLDGQRVPSGNIKKSIALGLSYASENRKAEGIFDQLTVRENITLALQAQLGIFHRLRPDRQRELAASWIEALGIRTASAELPAGALSGGNQQKVLLARLLALAPRVLILDEPTRGIDIGAKVEVQRLVGELAENGMSVIFISAELEEVLRVSSRVVLLRDGRIIDTIDSDALTMDSLLARIAQPDDD, encoded by the coding sequence CGAGCCCGCGCTCGACGATGTCGACTTCAGAATGTTCCCGGGCGAAGTGCACTCGCTCATGGGTGAGAACGGCGCCGGAAAGTCGACCCTCATCAAAGGCATCACGGGCGCGATCCGGCTCGACGCGGGCACGGTGCGGCTGGGCGGCGAGGTCGTGACCTTCGCGACGCCGGCCGATGCGCAACGCGCCGGCATCCGCACGGTGTACCAAGAGATCGACCTGCTGCCCAACCTCAGCGTCGCCGAGAACATCATGCTCGGTCGTGAACCTCGGCGCAGAGGCGTCATCGACTGGGCGGCGATGCGCGAGTCAGCCCGCACCGTGCTCGCCGAGCTCGGGCTCGACATCGACCCCCGCACGATGCTCTCGAGCCATTCGCTCGCCGTGCAGCAGCTGGTGGCGATCGCTCGAGCGATCTCATCAGACGTTCGTGTGCTGGTGCTCGACGAACCCACTTCGAGCCTCGACCTCGATGAGGTCGCCGAGCTCTTCCGCGTCATTCGCGAACTGAAAGAGCGCGGTGTCGCCATTCTCTTCGTGTCGCACTTTCTCGACCAGGTCTACGAGATCTGCGACCGTGTCACGGTGCTGCGCAACGGCAGGCTCGTCGGCGAGTACATGACCCAAGAGCTCTTGCGCATCGACCTGGTGCAGAAGATGCTCGGCCGCAGCTCGCTCGAGCTCGAGATGCCCGCGCGATCAGAGTCAGACGTGTCGAGTGCCGACGCGATTCTCGAAGCCCGCGCCGTCACCATGTCGCCTCGAGTCGCCGAGGTCGATCTCTCGCTCGCCGAGGGTGAGGTCTTGGGGTTCGCCGGGCTGCTCGGTTCAGGCCGCACAGAGATCGCGAGGCTGCTCGCGGGCATCGATCATGCCGATGCCGGCTCGATCACGCTCGATGGTCAACGGGTGCCCTCGGGCAACATCAAGAAGTCGATCGCCCTCGGGCTCAGCTACGCCTCTGAGAATCGCAAGGCAGAAGGCATCTTCGATCAGCTCACCGTGCGAGAGAACATCACGCTCGCGCTGCAGGCACAATTGGGCATCTTCCACCGGCTGCGCCCCGACCGCCAGCGAGAACTCGCCGCGAGCTGGATCGAGGCGCTCGGCATTCGCACCGCTTCGGCAGAGTTGCCGGCTGGCGCGCTGTCGGGGGGCAACCAGCAGAAGGTGCTGCTCGCACGCCTGCTCGCTCTCGCCCCCCGAGTGCTCATTCTCGACGAGCCCACGCGAGGAATCGATATCGGCGCCAAAGTCGAAGTGCAACGTCTGGTCGGAGAACTGGCAGAGAATGGAATGTCGGTCATCTTCATCTCGGCCGAGCTGGAGGAGGTCTTGCGGGTGTCATCGCGTGTCGTATTGCTGCGCGACGGGCGCATCATCGACACGATCGACTCTGATGCACTCACCATGGACTCGCTGCTCGCGCGAATAGCCCAGCCCGATGACGACTGA